A portion of the Halopelagius inordinatus genome contains these proteins:
- a CDS encoding right-handed parallel beta-helix repeat-containing protein has translation MGVIAGGMTTLGGLAVSSGTAGAAGDELEGVAVEQSCSDGMGTLRLRNPNSEPVGVIAYGPDADGDGRRERYDTTLDAAGAGDAAEFPSVPTGTYTVITRILDGDGEMVPGPTGRIEEASVELTCPPASPGSCLVLDESRRYTLDEDVDCIEITADNARLDAGGYLVNEVLVRADGVTVRNVGGASEFAEGAFTLDAANHCRIAGNTVGEGGFTLANSNHNVLVDNTKLRQGNGLSLEDSDRNYVAQNTFVGETTITLRGSDANVLVENETETEDFSLRLVESHENWINDNRIESQFDAGVTLARSHRNVLHGNDVLGDTVGISLTDADRNVVRENRFEGNGSGVGAELANADRNTLIRNRLSGYDVGIELVDSDRNRVLQNEVCGASEATRSDSDSTDNVVNATSTDCSDE, from the coding sequence ATGGGTGTGATTGCCGGGGGAATGACGACGCTCGGAGGACTGGCCGTCTCGTCGGGGACGGCGGGTGCCGCCGGAGACGAGTTGGAGGGCGTCGCGGTCGAACAGTCCTGTTCCGACGGGATGGGGACGCTCCGACTGCGGAATCCGAACTCCGAACCCGTCGGGGTCATCGCGTACGGACCGGATGCGGACGGAGACGGCAGGCGCGAACGGTACGACACCACACTCGACGCCGCGGGCGCAGGCGACGCGGCGGAGTTTCCGTCCGTTCCGACGGGAACGTACACGGTTATCACGCGGATTCTGGACGGGGACGGCGAGATGGTTCCGGGACCGACAGGGCGAATCGAGGAGGCGTCGGTCGAACTGACGTGTCCGCCAGCCTCGCCCGGTTCCTGCCTCGTTCTCGACGAATCCCGCCGGTACACGCTCGACGAGGACGTCGACTGCATCGAGATAACGGCCGACAACGCGCGACTGGACGCAGGCGGCTATCTCGTGAACGAGGTGCTCGTCCGGGCCGACGGAGTGACCGTCCGGAACGTCGGCGGTGCCAGCGAGTTCGCGGAGGGCGCGTTCACGCTGGACGCCGCGAATCACTGCAGAATCGCCGGGAACACCGTCGGCGAGGGGGGGTTCACGCTCGCGAACTCGAACCACAACGTGCTGGTCGACAACACGAAGCTACGGCAGGGAAACGGCCTGTCGCTCGAAGATTCGGACCGAAACTACGTCGCGCAAAACACGTTCGTCGGCGAGACGACGATTACGCTCCGCGGGTCCGACGCGAACGTGCTGGTCGAAAACGAGACCGAGACGGAGGATTTCAGCCTTCGACTCGTGGAGTCTCACGAGAACTGGATCAACGACAACCGCATCGAGAGCCAGTTCGATGCGGGCGTCACACTCGCGCGTTCTCACCGGAACGTCCTCCACGGGAACGACGTGCTCGGCGATACGGTCGGCATCTCTCTCACGGACGCCGACCGGAACGTCGTCCGGGAGAATCGGTTCGAGGGCAACGGCTCCGGAGTCGGGGCGGAACTCGCGAACGCAGACCGGAATACGCTCATCCGAAACCGCCTGAGCGGCTACGACGTCGGAATCGAACTCGTGGATTCGGACCGAAACCGGGTCCTTCAGAACGAGGTCTGCGGCGCTTCCGAAGCCACTCGGAGCGATAGCGACTCGACGGACAACGTCGTGAATGCGACGAGCACGGACTGTTCGGACGAGTAA
- a CDS encoding DUF7385 family protein, producing MDDAAYDDLISSVTPHESSGGVTTYRNTVSIACPACEKPFDDLVVCEEEYNSLELSMLLDLCVSTHDDDVLLFTHKK from the coding sequence ATGGACGACGCAGCGTACGACGACCTCATCTCGTCCGTGACGCCCCACGAGTCGAGTGGTGGCGTCACCACGTACCGCAACACGGTGAGTATCGCCTGTCCGGCCTGCGAGAAGCCGTTCGACGACCTCGTGGTCTGCGAAGAGGAGTACAACAGCCTCGAACTGAGCATGTTGCTCGACCTCTGCGTCTCAACGCACGACGACGACGTACTCCTTTTCACCCACAAGAAGTAG
- a CDS encoding RNB domain-containing ribonuclease, which yields MSNDAQAQAGTAEGQGPVEISPDVARQLQEKREELFEEFEIRDKFPSDVLAEARERTDGVHEEIQDEIDDRRDLRDLTTWTTDPVDAQDFDDAISIEEHEETYTLWVHIADVSHYVHPGSEMWDEAVKRGNTVYLPSYTIHMLPPTLAETVCSLVPNEDRLAHTVEMEIDKENLSFEEIDIYKSVIESDERLTYTQCETRLDDEDLPLHEECALVFELADQMHEQRKEDGSLVLNPRRDRAHTIIEECMLKANKAVTHELMWGRGVEAMYRVHPQPTPDQWDKALREIMELDGVSIPSASFDDPRKAVNAALEDSPPRALNKIQRAVLKVMPRAKYMNDPFGGHHALNFDIYGHFTSPIRRLSDLINHWIVHENDVPEDLIELCDRASDRQKDAETAERLYKQFLEEVHLDPYAVNNRGLRTVDEDGDVVNEEGLPPETVDLRED from the coding sequence ATGTCGAACGACGCGCAGGCGCAGGCCGGGACGGCGGAGGGGCAAGGGCCCGTGGAGATCAGCCCCGACGTCGCCCGGCAACTGCAAGAGAAACGAGAGGAACTCTTCGAGGAGTTCGAGATTCGGGACAAGTTCCCGTCGGACGTCCTCGCGGAGGCGCGCGAACGAACCGACGGCGTCCACGAGGAGATTCAAGACGAAATCGACGACCGGCGCGACTTGCGCGACCTGACGACGTGGACGACCGACCCGGTGGACGCACAGGACTTCGACGACGCGATAAGCATCGAAGAACACGAGGAGACGTACACGCTGTGGGTTCACATCGCCGACGTGAGCCATTACGTCCACCCCGGCTCCGAGATGTGGGACGAGGCGGTAAAGCGCGGCAACACCGTCTATCTACCCTCCTACACCATCCACATGCTCCCGCCGACGCTGGCGGAGACGGTCTGTTCTCTGGTTCCGAACGAGGATCGACTCGCGCACACAGTCGAGATGGAGATAGACAAGGAGAACCTCTCGTTCGAGGAGATAGATATCTACAAATCCGTCATCGAGTCCGACGAACGACTCACCTACACGCAGTGCGAGACGCGTCTCGACGACGAGGACCTCCCCCTCCACGAGGAGTGCGCACTCGTCTTCGAACTCGCAGACCAGATGCACGAACAGCGAAAGGAGGACGGCTCTCTCGTCCTCAACCCGCGGCGCGACCGCGCGCACACCATCATCGAAGAGTGCATGCTGAAGGCCAACAAGGCCGTCACGCACGAACTGATGTGGGGACGGGGCGTCGAGGCGATGTACCGCGTCCACCCCCAACCCACCCCCGACCAGTGGGACAAGGCGCTTCGCGAGATAATGGAACTCGACGGCGTCTCCATCCCGAGTGCGTCGTTCGACGACCCGCGGAAGGCCGTCAACGCCGCCCTCGAAGATTCGCCGCCGCGCGCACTCAACAAGATCCAACGCGCCGTGCTGAAGGTGATGCCCCGAGCGAAGTACATGAACGACCCGTTCGGCGGGCACCACGCGCTGAACTTCGACATCTACGGGCACTTCACCTCGCCCATCCGGCGACTGTCGGACCTGATCAACCACTGGATCGTCCACGAGAACGACGTCCCCGAGGACCTCATCGAACTCTGCGACCGCGCCTCCGACAGGCAGAAAGACGCCGAAACCGCGGAGCGACTGTACAAGCAGTTCCTCGAAGAGGTCCACTTGGACCCCTACGCCGTCAACAACCGCGGCCTCAGAACCGTCGACGAGGACGGCGACGTCGTAAACGAGGAGGGTCTCCCGCCGGAGACGGTGGACCTCCGCGAGGACTGA
- a CDS encoding DUF7562 family protein, with product MWRSRTNRDRKMVVCIACGTSVLRSEAREYDKEGDRWDRHGKEFEHLCKECYRGLCHQPRDELEGLLVEVEGEGHSRAEFLSRYFGAVEERYGSQEETNRES from the coding sequence ATGTGGCGTTCCCGGACCAACCGGGACCGGAAGATGGTCGTCTGCATCGCCTGCGGTACCTCGGTGCTCCGGTCGGAGGCGCGAGAGTACGACAAAGAGGGTGACCGCTGGGACCGGCACGGAAAGGAGTTCGAGCACCTCTGTAAGGAGTGTTATCGCGGCCTCTGTCACCAACCCCGGGACGAACTCGAAGGACTCCTCGTGGAGGTGGAAGGGGAGGGACACAGCAGAGCGGAGTTCCTCAGCCGGTACTTCGGGGCGGTAGAGGAACGGTACGGCTCCCAAGAGGAGACCAACCGCGAGTCCTGA
- a CDS encoding RNA-binding protein: protein MKVKSRHHLRSDEIDDIERTIADRTGVELDGDAYEMVELSESEYDIVLVDGEPVVMFLDDEPALTVRGANQYSPSRNVVTVDSGAISFVSDGADVMRPGIVEADDSIASGDFVLVAEETHGKVLAVGRALESGAEMVGESGKVVESIHHVGDELYEFSV from the coding sequence ATGAAGGTGAAGTCCCGTCACCACCTGCGGAGCGACGAGATAGACGACATCGAACGGACCATCGCGGACCGAACCGGCGTCGAACTCGACGGCGACGCCTACGAGATGGTCGAACTCTCCGAGTCCGAGTACGACATCGTCCTCGTCGACGGCGAACCGGTCGTGATGTTCCTCGACGACGAACCCGCGTTGACCGTCCGCGGCGCGAACCAGTACTCGCCGTCGCGCAACGTCGTCACCGTCGATTCCGGCGCTATCTCCTTCGTCAGCGACGGCGCTGACGTGATGCGCCCCGGCATCGTCGAGGCGGACGACTCCATCGCCTCGGGCGACTTCGTCCTCGTCGCAGAGGAGACGCACGGCAAAGTGCTCGCCGTCGGCCGCGCACTCGAATCCGGCGCCGAGATGGTCGGCGAGTCGGGGAAAGTCGTGGAGTCGATACACCACGTCGGCGACGAACTGTACGAGTTCTCCGTCTGA
- a CDS encoding DUF1028 domain-containing protein, whose protein sequence is MTFSICVREEYTGEDGDTHDRFGVAVTTRLPGVGTLCPFASENGAVATQSFTNVELGRKGIDYLDDGLAVEDALRALLNADEGREQRQLHGVDGDGTFAFSGDDCHGWYGHVEGKNYTVAGNLLTGESVVDATAAAYEEGDEDEPVGKRLVDALEAGYAEGGDKREDLEIQSAALRVETTEERAPDPYYHDLRVDASRTPLADLRETYAAARAGYEAAIEKYHGE, encoded by the coding sequence GTGACATTCAGCATCTGCGTCCGCGAGGAGTACACCGGGGAGGACGGAGACACCCACGACCGGTTCGGCGTCGCGGTGACGACTCGACTGCCCGGCGTCGGAACGCTCTGTCCGTTCGCCAGCGAGAACGGCGCCGTCGCGACGCAGAGTTTCACGAACGTGGAGTTGGGCCGGAAGGGTATCGACTACCTCGACGACGGACTCGCCGTCGAGGACGCGTTGCGGGCGCTTTTGAACGCCGACGAGGGACGAGAACAGCGGCAACTCCACGGCGTGGACGGGGACGGGACGTTCGCCTTCTCGGGCGACGACTGCCACGGGTGGTACGGCCACGTCGAGGGGAAGAACTACACCGTCGCCGGAAACCTGCTGACGGGCGAGTCCGTCGTGGACGCCACCGCCGCGGCGTACGAGGAGGGAGACGAAGACGAACCGGTGGGCAAGCGGTTGGTGGACGCCCTCGAAGCGGGGTACGCGGAGGGCGGCGACAAGCGCGAGGACCTGGAGATACAGAGCGCCGCCTTGCGCGTCGAGACGACAGAGGAGAGAGCGCCGGACCCGTACTACCACGACCTGCGGGTGGACGCCTCGCGGACGCCTCTCGCGGACCTCAGAGAGACGTACGCCGCCGCGAGGGCGGGGTACGAGGCGGCCATCGAGAAGTACCACGGCGAGTGA
- a CDS encoding cell division protein SepF has protein sequence MGIMSKILSGGEQHTTEDYVELDLDEFDTARGEAGMSVRIATIGEQQDVIAIKDAVYDGDIVIADITRHTTSDTTMERIVDDLRQVAQEVDGDIVQKGDDQIIITPTSVSVAREKL, from the coding sequence ATGGGTATCATGAGCAAAATCCTCAGCGGGGGGGAACAGCACACGACTGAGGACTACGTCGAACTCGACTTAGACGAGTTCGACACCGCGCGCGGCGAAGCGGGCATGAGCGTCCGAATCGCCACGATAGGCGAACAGCAAGACGTCATCGCCATCAAGGACGCGGTGTACGACGGTGACATCGTCATCGCGGACATCACCCGTCACACCACCTCCGACACCACGATGGAGCGCATCGTGGACGACCTGCGGCAGGTCGCACAGGAGGTAGACGGCGACATCGTCCAGAAAGGCGACGACCAGATAATCATCACGCCGACCAGCGTGAGCGTCGCCCGAGAGAAACTCTGA
- a CDS encoding L-lactate MFS transporter: MPQNGSGKNRWLIALSAVAIHLSIGSIYAYSIYQIPLRDAQGWATSQVTLAFSIAIFVLGVTAAFLGKYVEKYGPRKAGLAAAVLYGLGMIGSGASVVVGSLPLFLATFGVVGGMGLGLGYISPIGTLVEWFPDRRGMATGLAVMGFGAGALLTGPLGNFLIQNYGVSTTFFALGTLYFALMSLGASYLAKPPEGWLPEGMQGEENAHEKATGALPGLDVLTAAQARSTPRFWLLWLVIFINVTAGIMLLAFASPMLQQISGATATTAAFITGYIGIFNGGGRIVWSTLSDYIGRTTTYAAFMVIQIGAFFVMPQVAGVWVLAGLMFLVITCYGGGFACLPAYLSDLFGTDEVSAIHGYALTAWSAAGVVGPQLASFVLESTGNYETTLYIINAMVVVGLVTVGVLRWRIGKLKGTSLTDGAVSTTD; encoded by the coding sequence ATGCCACAGAACGGGTCAGGCAAGAACCGGTGGTTGATCGCGTTGTCAGCCGTCGCAATTCACCTCTCGATAGGAAGCATCTACGCGTACAGCATCTATCAGATTCCGCTGCGGGACGCACAGGGGTGGGCCACCTCCCAGGTGACGCTGGCGTTCTCGATAGCCATCTTCGTTCTCGGCGTCACCGCCGCTTTCCTCGGCAAGTACGTCGAGAAGTACGGCCCGCGGAAGGCCGGTCTCGCCGCGGCCGTCCTCTACGGTCTCGGAATGATCGGGTCGGGGGCCAGCGTCGTCGTCGGAAGCCTCCCCCTGTTTCTCGCCACGTTCGGCGTCGTCGGGGGGATGGGGCTGGGTCTCGGCTACATCTCGCCCATCGGAACGCTCGTCGAGTGGTTCCCCGACCGTCGGGGGATGGCGACCGGTCTCGCGGTGATGGGGTTCGGCGCCGGTGCGCTGCTGACGGGGCCTTTAGGTAACTTCCTCATCCAAAACTACGGGGTCTCGACGACCTTTTTCGCGCTCGGGACGCTCTACTTCGCGCTGATGTCGCTCGGCGCGAGTTACCTCGCAAAGCCCCCGGAGGGGTGGCTCCCCGAGGGGATGCAGGGCGAAGAGAACGCACACGAGAAGGCGACGGGCGCGCTCCCCGGTCTCGACGTACTCACCGCGGCGCAGGCGCGTTCGACGCCGCGCTTTTGGTTGCTCTGGCTCGTCATCTTCATCAACGTCACCGCGGGCATCATGCTTCTCGCGTTCGCGTCGCCGATGCTCCAGCAGATAAGCGGCGCGACGGCGACGACCGCCGCGTTCATCACCGGCTACATCGGCATCTTCAACGGCGGCGGTCGAATCGTCTGGTCCACCCTATCGGACTACATCGGTCGGACCACCACGTACGCGGCGTTCATGGTCATCCAAATCGGCGCCTTCTTCGTGATGCCGCAGGTCGCGGGCGTCTGGGTCCTCGCGGGACTGATGTTCCTCGTCATCACCTGCTACGGCGGCGGGTTCGCCTGCCTCCCGGCGTATCTCAGCGACCTCTTCGGCACCGACGAGGTCAGCGCGATTCACGGGTACGCGCTCACGGCGTGGAGCGCCGCCGGTGTCGTCGGCCCGCAACTGGCCTCGTTCGTGCTGGAATCGACCGGCAACTACGAGACCACCCTCTACATCATCAACGCCATGGTCGTCGTCGGACTCGTCACCGTCGGCGTCCTCCGCTGGCGAATCGGGAAGCTCAAAGGAACGAGTCTCACCGACGGCGCAGTCTCCACGACCGACTGA
- the uvrA gene encoding excinuclease ABC subunit UvrA has product MSKDFIEVRGAEEHNLKDLDVRIPREAFTVVTGLSGSGKSSLAFDTVYAEGQRRYIESLSAYARNFLGQMDKPQVESVEGLSPAISIDQKNGANNPRSTVGTVTELHDYLRLLYARVGTQYDPVTGEEVGEQSAQDMVRQILSLPEGTRAKIVAPVVRDQKGAFEDLFDELVADGYARVEVDGESYDLTVQRPELDKNYDHTIDVVVDRVKIAPDARSRITDSVETALDEADGVLKIIVPDPPEDVAVASNTRSTGSLAGDGDDRLVLEFSEELGNPNSDFRFSEVETRSFSFNSPHGACPECEGLGQTKEVSERLIVEDPSKPLKNVFEPWSYNRTYYRRQIDNVAEHFGVSVHTPFEDLSEEVQDAFLFGTDEDVVFEWSTKNGVRRKEQPFEGVVENLERRHVETDSDRTREHIEEFMAVTTCPECDGTRLKEQSRHVLVDGTSITEVNRLSIGDAVEHFEGLEANLGERDRTIAEEIVKEIRARLGFMEEVGLEYLTLDREAATLSGGESQRIRLATQVGSGLVGVLYVLDEPSIGLHQRDNDRLLNTLCGLRDLGNTLVVVEHDEETMRRADEIIDMGPGPGSRGGEVVAQGDFDDIVAADDSVTAEYLSGEKEIPVPEDRRTSDAELTVRGARQHNLKDLDVSIPVGQFTAITGVSGSGKSTLMHDILYKGLAREMNDNTSVDPGDHDAIEGMENIETVRLIDQSPIGRTPRSNPATYTGVFDYVRELFAETKLAKQRGYEKGRFSFNVKGGRCEACGGQGDVKIEMNFLSDVYVPCEECGGARYNDETLDVTYKGKTIADVLQMEVEEALDFFEANSQLRRRLQLLKDVGLDYMTLGQPSTTLSGGEAQRVKLAEELGKKQTGDTLYLLDEPTTGLHKEDERKLIDVLQRLTDNGNTVVVVEHELDLVKNADTVLDLGPEGGENGGDVVAVGTPEDVARTDASHTGRYLRDLLPAVDIDGPRSDRRKPAKVASDD; this is encoded by the coding sequence ATGAGTAAGGACTTCATCGAGGTTCGAGGAGCCGAAGAACACAACCTGAAGGACCTCGACGTCCGGATTCCGCGGGAGGCGTTTACGGTCGTCACGGGGCTTTCGGGGTCGGGGAAATCGTCGCTGGCGTTCGACACGGTGTACGCGGAGGGACAACGCCGCTACATCGAATCGCTGTCCGCGTACGCCCGGAACTTCCTCGGGCAGATGGACAAACCGCAGGTCGAATCCGTCGAGGGACTGTCGCCCGCCATCTCCATCGACCAGAAGAACGGAGCCAACAACCCCCGTTCGACCGTCGGGACGGTCACCGAACTACACGACTACCTCCGCCTCCTCTACGCGCGGGTGGGGACGCAGTACGACCCCGTCACGGGCGAAGAGGTGGGCGAACAGTCGGCTCAGGATATGGTCCGACAGATTCTCTCTCTCCCCGAGGGGACGCGAGCGAAAATCGTCGCGCCCGTCGTCCGCGACCAGAAGGGAGCGTTCGAGGACCTGTTCGACGAACTCGTCGCCGACGGCTACGCCCGCGTCGAAGTGGACGGCGAGTCGTACGACCTCACCGTCCAACGGCCCGAACTCGACAAGAACTACGACCACACGATAGACGTCGTCGTCGACCGGGTGAAGATAGCGCCGGACGCTCGGTCGCGCATCACCGACAGCGTCGAGACGGCGTTAGACGAGGCGGACGGCGTGCTGAAGATAATCGTCCCCGACCCGCCGGAGGACGTCGCCGTCGCCTCGAACACGCGTTCGACCGGGTCGCTCGCGGGCGACGGCGACGACAGACTGGTCTTGGAGTTCTCCGAGGAACTCGGCAACCCCAACTCCGACTTCCGGTTTTCGGAAGTCGAGACGCGGTCGTTCTCGTTCAACAGTCCGCACGGCGCGTGTCCGGAGTGTGAGGGACTCGGCCAGACGAAGGAGGTGTCCGAACGCCTCATCGTCGAGGACCCCTCGAAACCCCTGAAGAACGTCTTCGAGCCGTGGTCGTACAACCGAACGTACTACCGCCGGCAGATAGACAACGTCGCGGAACATTTCGGCGTCTCCGTGCACACGCCGTTCGAGGACCTCTCCGAGGAGGTGCAGGACGCCTTCCTGTTCGGCACCGACGAGGACGTGGTGTTCGAGTGGTCGACGAAAAACGGCGTCCGCAGGAAGGAGCAACCGTTCGAGGGCGTCGTCGAGAACCTCGAACGCCGCCACGTCGAGACGGACTCCGACCGGACGCGCGAGCACATAGAGGAGTTCATGGCCGTCACCACCTGTCCCGAGTGCGACGGGACGCGCCTGAAAGAGCAGTCGAGACACGTCCTCGTGGACGGGACGTCCATCACCGAGGTCAACCGCCTGAGCATCGGCGACGCCGTAGAGCACTTCGAGGGACTGGAGGCGAACCTCGGCGAACGGGACCGAACCATCGCGGAGGAGATCGTAAAGGAGATTCGCGCCCGCCTCGGCTTCATGGAGGAAGTCGGCCTCGAATATCTCACCTTGGACCGCGAGGCGGCCACCCTCTCGGGCGGCGAGAGCCAGCGCATCCGCCTCGCCACGCAGGTGGGGTCCGGTCTCGTGGGCGTCCTCTACGTTCTGGACGAACCCTCCATCGGCCTCCACCAACGCGACAACGACCGCCTCCTGAACACGCTCTGCGGTCTCCGCGACTTGGGGAACACCCTCGTCGTCGTCGAACACGACGAGGAGACGATGCGGCGCGCGGACGAGATTATCGACATGGGTCCCGGTCCCGGCAGTCGCGGCGGCGAAGTGGTCGCACAGGGCGACTTCGACGACATCGTCGCCGCCGACGACTCCGTCACAGCGGAGTATCTCTCCGGCGAAAAGGAGATACCCGTCCCCGAGGACCGCCGCACCTCCGACGCCGAACTGACGGTCCGCGGGGCGCGACAGCACAACCTGAAGGACCTCGACGTCTCCATCCCCGTCGGCCAGTTCACGGCCATCACCGGCGTCTCCGGGTCGGGCAAGTCCACGCTGATGCACGACATCCTCTACAAGGGACTCGCCCGCGAGATGAACGACAACACGTCCGTAGACCCCGGCGACCACGACGCGATAGAGGGGATGGAGAACATCGAGACGGTGCGTCTCATCGACCAATCGCCCATCGGCCGCACGCCGCGGTCGAACCCCGCGACGTACACCGGCGTCTTCGACTACGTCCGCGAACTGTTCGCGGAGACGAAACTGGCCAAACAGCGCGGCTACGAGAAGGGTCGCTTCTCGTTCAACGTCAAAGGCGGGCGCTGTGAGGCCTGCGGCGGGCAGGGCGACGTGAAGATAGAGATGAACTTCCTCTCCGACGTGTACGTCCCCTGCGAGGAGTGCGGCGGCGCGCGCTACAACGACGAGACGTTGGACGTGACGTACAAGGGCAAGACCATCGCCGACGTGTTGCAGATGGAAGTCGAGGAGGCCCTCGATTTCTTCGAGGCGAACTCGCAACTTCGCCGCCGCCTCCAACTCCTGAAGGACGTGGGGTTAGACTACATGACGCTCGGACAGCCATCGACCACCCTCTCGGGCGGCGAAGCCCAGCGAGTCAAACTCGCAGAGGAGTTGGGCAAAAAGCAGACCGGCGACACGCTCTATCTCCTCGACGAACCGACGACGGGTCTCCACAAGGAGGACGAACGGAAACTCATCGACGTGCTCCAACGACTCACCGACAACGGCAACACCGTCGTGGTCGTCGAACACGAACTCGACTTGGTGAAGAACGCCGACACCGTCCTCGACTTGGGCCCGGAGGGCGGCGAGAACGGCGGCGACGTCGTCGCCGTCGGCACCCCCGAGGACGTCGCGCGCACCGACGCCTCTCACACGGGTCGGTATCTCCGCGACTTACTTCCCGCGGTGGATATCGACGGGCCGCGGTCCGACCGTCGCAAACCCGCGAAAGTGGCGAGCGACGACTGA
- a CDS encoding WD40/YVTN/BNR-like repeat-containing protein, whose translation MTTCYAALREALLVVRDADDTDSDLETSAHLDGHDVEGIDVGDGTACCATFDDGLFRTADGGETWTRASGLPDSVTAIVAGGRPGEWWAGTEPSAVYRSGDDGRTWERRPGLTDLPSASSWSFPPRPHTHHVRWIEPDPADPDHLYVGVEAGALVRTRDGGETWEDRVPSARRDNHSLATHPDAPGRAWAAAGDGYAETADGGETWDHPHDGLDHRYCWSVAVESADPTLVLLSSAQSARVAHNADRAESYLYRRRGDGAWERLDGRGVPTGEGVLRAVLARGDSAGVFYALHNRGLYRTADGGDSWARLGVSWSEAFERQTPRGLAVGE comes from the coding sequence ATGACGACCTGTTACGCCGCCCTCCGCGAAGCCCTCCTCGTCGTCCGCGACGCCGACGATACGGATTCGGACCTCGAAACGAGCGCCCACCTCGACGGACACGACGTGGAAGGAATCGACGTCGGCGACGGGACGGCCTGTTGTGCCACGTTCGACGACGGACTGTTTCGGACCGCAGACGGCGGAGAGACGTGGACGCGCGCCTCGGGCCTCCCGGACTCGGTGACGGCTATCGTCGCCGGCGGACGGCCGGGCGAGTGGTGGGCGGGGACCGAACCGAGCGCGGTGTATCGCTCCGGAGACGACGGGCGGACGTGGGAGCGACGACCCGGCCTCACCGACCTTCCCTCGGCGTCGTCGTGGTCGTTCCCGCCGCGGCCTCACACTCACCACGTCCGGTGGATAGAACCGGACCCGGCCGACCCAGACCACCTCTACGTCGGCGTCGAAGCCGGTGCCCTCGTTCGGACGCGCGACGGCGGCGAGACGTGGGAGGACCGCGTCCCCTCGGCCCGGCGCGACAACCACTCGCTCGCGACGCATCCCGACGCGCCCGGACGGGCGTGGGCCGCCGCGGGCGACGGATACGCGGAGACGGCGGACGGCGGCGAGACGTGGGACCACCCCCACGACGGACTCGACCACCGCTACTGTTGGAGCGTCGCCGTCGAGTCGGCGGACCCGACGCTCGTTCTCCTCTCGTCGGCCCAGAGCGCCCGCGTCGCGCACAACGCCGACAGAGCGGAGTCGTACCTCTACCGACGCCGGGGCGACGGCGCGTGGGAACGACTCGACGGCCGAGGGGTTCCGACGGGCGAGGGCGTCCTTCGCGCCGTTCTCGCCCGCGGCGACTCCGCGGGGGTGTTCTACGCGCTTCACAACCGGGGCCTCTACCGGACGGCGGACGGCGGCGATTCGTGGGCGCGCCTCGGCGTCTCGTGGAGCGAAGCGTTCGAACGACAGACGCCGCGCGGACTGGCAGTCGGGGAGTGA